One Triticum dicoccoides isolate Atlit2015 ecotype Zavitan chromosome 4B, WEW_v2.0, whole genome shotgun sequence genomic window carries:
- the LOC119290822 gene encoding dof zinc finger protein DOF5.8-like yields the protein MVFPPATAYLDPPNWNNQQGQQQRATGGGGVGDAQHMPEGPTAGTPEVGGLPRSSAANEAAAGQQARPNSMTERARMARVPQPEPALKCPRCDSTNTKFCYYNNYSLSQPRHFCKACRRYWTRGGALRSVPVGGGCRRNKRSSKSSAGAVSSSKPSSSSARQLPGVASSMPSTAASTTLGADGASIPPGLSSMSHHLPFMGAMHPPGANLGLAFSAGLPQLAMQQHHHHMDGVDQFPLASGGGATFGASLEQWRVQQQQQQFPFLELPPAPPMYQLGLQASRAAGSSAAAPAPSPAMFTLGQSSASIARRDEGSMKQADSKGQEMTLQRQFMMEALRQGDGVWGGNASDNNGNGSGSWTMNIPGFHSSSGGGDGGGLL from the exons ATGGTGTTCCCTCCAGCGACTGCATACCTAGATCCGCCTAATTGGAATAACCAG CAAGGTCAGCAGCAGAGGGCGACGGGCGGTGGCGGAGTAGGCGATGCACAGCATATGCCAGAGGGTCCGACGGCGGGGACGCCCGAGGTCGGTGGGCTGCCGAGAAGCTCAGCGGCCAATGAAGCCGCGGCCGGGCAGCAGGCGAGGCCAAATTCCATGACGGAGCGCGCGCGGATGGCGCGGGTGCCGCAACCGGAGCCGGCGCTCAAGTGCCCGCGGTGCGACTCCACCAACACCAAGTTCTGCTACTACAACAACTACTCCCTCTCGCAGCCCCGCCACTTCTGCAAGGCATGCCGCCGCTACTGGACGCGCGGGGGCGCCCTCCGGTCCGTCCCCGTGGGGGGTGGGTGCCGCCGAAACAAGCGCTCGTCCAAGTCATCCGCCGGCGCCGTGTCCTCCTCCAAGCCATCTTCTTCTTCAGCCAGGCAGCTGCCAGGTGTCGCGTCATCTATGCCATCAACCGCGGCGTCCACCACCTTGGGGGCCGACGGCGCATCAATCCCTCCGGGTCTCAGCTCCATGTCGCACCACCTGCCGTTCATGGGCGCGATGCACCCGCCGGGGGCCAACCTAGGGCTAGCCTTTTCCGCCGGCCTCCCGCAGCTCGCCAtgcagcagcaccaccaccacaTGGACGGTGTGGATCAGTTCCCTCTGGCCAGCGGCGGGGGCGCCACCTTTGGCGCGTCACTGGAGCAGTGGcgggtgcagcagcagcagcagcagttcccGTTCTTGGAACTTCCACCGGCGCCGCCCATGTACCAACTGGGGCTGCAAGCTAGTCGGGCAGCAGGGAGCAGCGCAGCGGCACCGGCACCGTCGCCGGCGATGTTCACGTTAGGGCAGTCTAGTGCAAGCATAGCGAGGCGCGACGAAGGGTCAATGAAGCAGGCGGACAGCAAAGGGCAAGAGATGACCTTGCAGAGGCAGTTCATGATGGAGGCTCTACGCCAAGGGGATGGCGTCTGGGGTGGCAACGCCAGCGACAATAACGGCAATGGCAGTGGCAGCTGGACCATGAACATCCCCGGATTCCATTCCTCGTcgggcggtggcgacggcggcggtctGTTGTAG